A DNA window from Portunus trituberculatus isolate SZX2019 chromosome 47, ASM1759143v1, whole genome shotgun sequence contains the following coding sequences:
- the LOC123498111 gene encoding uncharacterized protein LOC123498111 isoform X2, translating to MQKTPEAGNAPCPAINKMPPENSGRDGTRMDDCATLAVTTMDGCVNQDAHQGATSDTEEKECTASAVNTGGTPHHDSHKAAGLSLVQEHLRERGVSSAGTDIIMASWRPATAKQYRPHITRWLQFCGRKCINPFNPSVANIVNFLSETFHRGVGYDSVNTARGALSSLGIVVDGCRAGNHPLVNRLLRGVFNLRPPLPRFAETWDVQPMLQHLRTMDPLSSLSLKDLTFKLVMLMALTQAARMQTLHYCC from the exons ATGCAAAAAACTCCAGAGGCCGGGAACGCTCCATGCCCGGCGATAAATAAA ATGCCTCCAGAAAATTCGGGCAGAGATGGCACGAGGATGGATGATTGTGCCACTCTGGCCGTCACAACCATGGATGGGTGTGTTAATCAAGATGCTCATCAGGGAGCCACTTCTGATACCGAGGAGAAGGAATGTACTGCGTCAGCCGTCAACACTGGAGGAACACCCCATCATGACTCACACAAGGCTGCTGGCCTGTCTCTTGTCCAGGAACACTTGCGAGAACGTGGAGTATCTTCGGCAGGCACAGACATCATCATGGCCTCATGGAGACCCGCAACCGCAAAGCAGTATCGGCCACACATTACTAGGTGGCTACAATTTTGTGGTAGGAAATGCATCAATCCCTTTAATCCCTCTGTAGCTAATATTGTCAATTTTTTGTCTGAAACCTTCCATAGAGGAGTGGGCTATGATTCTGTTAATACAGCTAGAGGGGCTCTTTCCTCTCTGGGAATAGTAGTGGATGGTTGTCGAGCTGGTAACCATCCGCTTGTTAACAGGTTGTTGAGAGGAGTTTTTAACTTAAGGCCACCTTTACCCAGATTTGCAGAGACCTGGGATGTCCAGCCAATGCTCCAGCACCTGAGAACCATGGAtccattatcttctctttcactaAAGGACTTAACGTTTAAACTTGTCATGTTAATGGCACTCACGCAAGCTGCTCGGATGCAAACGTTGCACTATTGTTGTTGA
- the LOC123498111 gene encoding uncharacterized protein LOC123498111 isoform X1: MSMKWVARDLLCVMTLVYKFGIGVKNEAWITCSHVPGAVNLLADAASRKFNDRHEWKLNEDIFQELCKRFGVPSIDLFASRLNKQVPRFCSWLPDPEAEFFYAFSISWSQFELIYAFPPFALITRCLQKIRAEMARGWMIVPLWPSQPWMGVLIKMLIREPLLIPRRRNVLRQPSTLEEHPIMTHTRLLACLLSRNTCENVEYLRQAQTSSWPHGDPQPQSSIGHTLLGGYNFVICRDLGCPANAPAPENHGSIIFSFTKGLNV; this comes from the exons atgtcaatgaaatgggtGGCACGAGATCTGCTGTGTGTAATGACATTAGTTTACAAATTTGGGATTGGTGTGAAGAATGAGGCTTGGATTACGTGTTCTCATGTGCCAGGTGCAGTTAATCTCTTGGCTGACGCTGCATCCAGGAAATTCAATGATAGGCATGAATGGAAATTAAATGAGGACATCTTTCAAGAACTTTGCAAAAGATTTGGGGTTCCAAGTATTGATCTTTTTGCATCTAGGCTCAACAAACAGGTGCCTCGCTTTTGTTCGTGGCTACCTGACCCAGAAGCTGAATTTTTCTATGCATTTTCAATTAGTTGGTCACAGTTTGAGTTAATTTATGCTTTTCCCCCATTTGCTTTAATCACAAGATGCCTCCAGAAAATTCGGGCAGAGATGGCACGAGGATGGATGATTGTGCCACTCTGGCCGTCACAACCATGGATGGGTGTGTTAATCAAGATGCTCATCAGGGAGCCACTTCTGATACCGAGGAGAAGGAATGTACTGCGTCAGCCGTCAACACTGGAGGAACACCCCATCATGACTCACACAAGGCTGCTGGCCTGTCTCTTGTCCAGGAACACTTGCGAGAACGTGGAGTATCTTCGGCAGGCACAGACATCATCATGGCCTCATGGAGACCCGCAACCGCAAAGCAGTATCGGCCACACATTACTAGGTGGCTACAATTTTGTG ATTTGCAGAGACCTGGGATGTCCAGCCAATGCTCCAGCACCTGAGAACCATGGAtccattatcttctctttcactaAAGGACTTAACGTTTAA
- the LOC123498111 gene encoding uncharacterized protein LOC123498111 isoform X3, translated as MQKTPEAGNAPCPAINKMPPENSGRDGTRMDDCATLAVTTMDGCVNQDAHQGATSDTEEKECTASAVNTGGTPHHDSHKAAGLSLVQEHLRERGVSSAGTDIIMASWRPATAKQYRPHITRWLQFCDLQRPGMSSQCSST; from the exons ATGCAAAAAACTCCAGAGGCCGGGAACGCTCCATGCCCGGCGATAAATAAA ATGCCTCCAGAAAATTCGGGCAGAGATGGCACGAGGATGGATGATTGTGCCACTCTGGCCGTCACAACCATGGATGGGTGTGTTAATCAAGATGCTCATCAGGGAGCCACTTCTGATACCGAGGAGAAGGAATGTACTGCGTCAGCCGTCAACACTGGAGGAACACCCCATCATGACTCACACAAGGCTGCTGGCCTGTCTCTTGTCCAGGAACACTTGCGAGAACGTGGAGTATCTTCGGCAGGCACAGACATCATCATGGCCTCATGGAGACCCGCAACCGCAAAGCAGTATCGGCCACACATTACTAGGTGGCTACAATTTTGTG ATTTGCAGAGACCTGGGATGTCCAGCCAATGCTCCAGCACCTGA